In Nicotiana tabacum cultivar K326 chromosome 17, ASM71507v2, whole genome shotgun sequence, one DNA window encodes the following:
- the LOC142171758 gene encoding uncharacterized protein LOC142171758, producing MATAAASIQPIPLRRAVYLNGQPVVKFTDAEVDRMNVIEGLQYSVIGKLSYGSSEIHELRRIIPTQCGIKGGDFNVILHEDEKIGGLLVHPPEYEDFAFCVNSCGLFEQGYKGSPFIWWNGRSNAECIFKRLDRIFVNLPFQNILPTIEVEHLIRTGSDHASLLMTCGNWEADFIGDQFLMFKQNIKRVKAALSKWNRETFGDIFKKLATLEDTVRVKGMLLEEEPITENRIVLQKAQSELKKYLNIEEQYWNGVWIEDQEQLATAAVDFYQKQFTNEGDASEFPLLNTVPSMVTMDQNLELSRLPIIEEVREAVFELVGRVLVALMDSLACFIKHVGMLLGRSIFENILLTQEIVTDIRLREKPANVMIKLDMAKAYDGVSWKYLLHVLRKMGFSEHFINMVWNLMLNNWYSVLVNGQSSWFFKSTRGVKQGDPLSPALFILSAEVLSRSLNKLFEDKSFVGFGMPKWSDSLNHLAYADDTIIFASSHHPSLSKIKAVLGNYEKISGKMINKDKSSYYMYSKVVNRLFQAVGAITGFVRGKFPFTYLGCPIFYTRRRKDYYEDLIKKVKAKLHSWKGKLLSFGGKATLISSVLQSMPVHMLSVLDPPNSILGHLHKTFARFFWSTKEEGRSRHWASWQNLCLPKEEGG from the exons ATGGCTACTGCTGCAGCTTCAATTCAACCCATTCCACTGCGACGAGCAGTGTATTTGAATGGCCAACCAGTGGTTAAATTCACAGACGCAGAAGTAGATAGAATGAACGTAATTGAAGGCCTCCAATATTCTGTCATTGGCAAGCTTTCATATGGTTCTTCGGAGATTCACGAGCTTCGCCGAATAATTCCAACTCAATGTGGTATCAAAG gaggggatttcaatgtaaTATTGCATGAAGATGAGAAAATAGGGGGACTTCTAGTACACCCTCCTGAATATGAGGATTTTGCATTTTGTGTAAACTCTTGTGGTTTGTTTGAGCAAGGGTACAAAGGAAGTCCATTCATATGGTGGAATGGGAGATCCAATGCTGAGTGTATATTCAAGAGATTGGATAGGATTTTTGTGAATTTACCATTTCAGAACATATTGCCAACTATTGAAGTTGAGCATCTAATCAGAACTGGATCTGATCATGCATCATTGCTAATGACATGTGGG AATTGGGAAGCTGATTTCATAGGGGATCAGTTTTTGATGTTCAAGCAGAATATCAAGAGGGTGAAGGCAGCACTCTCAAAATGGAATAGGGAAACATTTGGTGATATCTTCAAGAAATTAGCTACTTTGGAGGACACTGTTAGGGTGAAGGGGATGTTGCTTGAAGAAGAGCCTATAACTGAGAATAGGATTGTGCTTCAAAAGGCTCAATCTGAATTGAAGAAATACTTGAATATTGAGGAGCAGTATTGGAA TGGGGTATGGATTGAAGACCAGGAGCAATTGGCTACAGCTGCTGTGGACTTCTATCAAAAACAGTTCACAAATGAAGGTGATGCTTCTGAATTTCCCTTGCTCAATACTGTACCTTCAATGGTCACTATGGATCAGAATTTGGAACTTAGCAGATTGCCAATAATTGAAGAAGTAAGGGAAGCAGTTTTTGAGTTAGTGGGGAGAGTGCTAGTGGCCCTGATGGATTCACTGGCTTGTTTTATCAAACATGTTGGGATGTTATTG GGTAGGAGTATATTTGAGAACATATTATTAACTCAAGAAATTGTCACTGACATAAGGTTAAGGGAAAAGCCAGCTAATGTGATGATCAAGCTTGATATGGCTAAGGCCTATGATGGGGTCTCATGGAAGTACTTATTGCATGTGCTAAGGAAGATGGGATTTTCTGAACACTTCATCAACATGGTGTGGAACTTGATGTTAAATAACTGGTATTCAGTATTGGTGAATGGGCAGTCCTCATGGTTCTTTAAGTCGACAAGGGGTGTGAAACAAGGGGATCCCCTATCTCCAGCATTGTTCATTCTATCAGCTGAGGTACTTTCCAGGTCTTTGAATAAGCTTTTTGAAGACAAGTCATTTGTGGGATTTGGAATGCCTAAGTGGTCTGATTCTTTAAACCACTTGGCGTATGCTGATGATACGATAATCTTTGCATCTTCTCATCATCCCTCTTTGAGCAAGATTAAGGCAGTGTTGGGGAACTATGAGAAGATATCAGGTAAGATGATCaacaaagataagagttcatactaCATGTATTCAAAAGTTGTTAATAGATTGTTTCAGGCAGTTGGAGCTATTACAGGATTTGTAAGAGGTAAATTCCCTTTCACATATCTAGGGTGTCCTATTTTTTACACTAGAAGGAGGAAGGACTATTATGAGGAtcttatcaagaaggtgaaggctaAATTGCATTCATGGAAAGGAAAACTGTTGTCATTTGGAGGAAAGGCAACACTCATCTCTAGTGTGTTGCAAAGTATGCCAGTTCACATGTTATCAGTCCTTGATCCACCAAACAGCATCCTGGGGCATCTACATAAGACTTTTGCTAGGTTCTTTTGGAGCACAAAGGAAGAAGGGAGAAGCAGACACTGGGCTTCATGGCAAAATCTTTGCCTTCCTAAAGAGGAAGGGGGCTAG
- the LOC142171757 gene encoding uncharacterized protein LOC142171757, translated as MWNKYCRKEPPTVVHFRGGSHVWRQMLNAREEVEHEIEVAELRQGETWDDQLLDQTFNEEIAEHIRLNVHYEGSERYWDKPYWMPTPSGKFSVSSAWQILRHRRQKIAIDGMWRRQGEMVMSTCWRCQHPQEESIEHIFVTSPTASKCCPKLKTLFQAVPDIITWELWKRRNVGKHGGSMSTNRVIHEINRTLHQLERVRVTWQLPCHDWYKCNTDGASKGNPGPSSLGFCVRDVEGDVVYARAVDLGVITNVVAEAKDILQGLEYCVEHDFHLLILETDSLVMKKVHLSFIHSLNFLVQGGG; from the exons ATGTGGAATAAGTATTGCAGAAAGGAGCCACCAACTGTGGTGCATTTTAGGGGAGGGTCTCATGTTTGGAGACAAATGCTGAATGCTAGggaagaagtagaacatgagatc GAGGTGGCAGAACTGCGGCAAGGGGAAACATGGGATGATCAGCTGCTAGATCAAACTTTCAATGAGGAAATTGCAGAACATATAAGGCTAAATGTGCACTATGAAGGCAGTGAGAGATATTGGGATAAGCCATACTGGATGCCAACTCCTTCAGGCAAGTTCAGTGTTAGCAGTGCTTGGCAAATATTAAGGCATAGG AGGCAGAAAATAGCCATCGATGGCATGTGGAGGAGACAAGGGGAAATGGTGATGTCTACGTGTTGGCGTTGTCAGCATCCCCAAGAGGAATCCATTGAGCATATATTTGTCACAAGTCCTACTGCCTCTAAG TGTTGTCCGAAATTAAAGACATTATTTCAAGCAGTACCAGATATCATCACTTGGGAGCTGTGGAAGAGAAGAAATGTAGGTAAACATGGTGGTTCAATGTCcacaaatagggtgattcatgagaTAAATAGGACATTGCATCAACTGGAAAGGGTGAG AGTAACATGGCAGCTTCCTTGTCATGATTGGTACAAATGTAATACTGATGGAGCTTCAAAGGGCAATCCTGGACCTAGCTCCCTAGGCTTTTGTGTGAGGGATGTTGAAGGTGATGTGGTGTATGCTAGGGCAGTAGACCTGGGAGTGATAACTAATGTGGTGGCTGAAGCTAAGGATATTCTTCAAGGGTTGGAATATTGTGTGGAGCATGATTTTCACCTTCTCATACTGGAGACTGAttcattggtgatgaagaag GTACATCTGAGTTTCATTCATTCTCTGAACTTCCTAGTGCAGGGAGGAGGTTGA